A genomic segment from Aliidongia dinghuensis encodes:
- a CDS encoding sarcosine oxidase subunit gamma, producing the protein MYEYHPLSGREIAIQKPAPLTIRAAPDCARFSFRIDPAALGRASEAFGLALPAKIGDAVAADGKIAVCIGPDEWYLIAPSAAQQAVERAFAALYDTVPHSLVDIGHREVGIEIEGADAALALRSAIPFDIEAMPVNTGCRTIFDKAQIVLVRETEQRFRIEVWRTFASHVWGVLTAAGREIELEI; encoded by the coding sequence ATGTACGAATATCATCCATTGTCGGGCCGCGAGATCGCCATCCAGAAGCCGGCGCCGCTGACCATCCGCGCGGCGCCGGACTGTGCGCGGTTCAGCTTCAGGATCGATCCGGCAGCGCTTGGCCGTGCCTCTGAGGCCTTCGGGCTGGCCCTGCCCGCCAAGATCGGCGATGCCGTTGCGGCCGACGGAAAGATCGCGGTCTGCATCGGCCCCGATGAATGGTACCTGATCGCGCCATCCGCCGCACAGCAGGCCGTGGAGCGCGCCTTTGCCGCCCTTTACGACACGGTGCCGCACAGCCTGGTCGATATTGGCCACCGCGAGGTCGGCATCGAGATCGAGGGGGCCGATGCCGCGCTGGCGCTGCGCTCGGCGATCCCGTTCGACATCGAGGCAATGCCGGTCAACACCGGCTGCCGCACGATCTTCGACAAGGCGCAGATCGTGCTCGTGCGGGAAACCGAGCAGCGGTTCCGCATCGAGGTCTGGCGCACCTTCGCCAGTCACGTCTGGGGCGTTCTGACGGCAGCCGGCCGCGAGATCGAACTCGAAATCTAG